From Pelmatolapia mariae isolate MD_Pm_ZW linkage group LG1, Pm_UMD_F_2, whole genome shotgun sequence, one genomic window encodes:
- the nav2a gene encoding neuron navigator 2 isoform X3, translated as MKLSVQLGIFPQRSASHSNQGTLSSWDDSSSVSSGISDNIDTDDINTSSSISSYANTPAAQRKGLSTQPVTDAEKHSASTPAHQTWSGDEVKRSDGRSDSGVRMEAGSRWSRRNPSDISDESDKGGSGRKTPSVSHTGSWRRGMSTQVGVTSPRTKSTSSTGSTGSVSHKTHSSGKTDDVKVSEKGRLSPRSNGLHRSPSDAGRSSGDEAKKQTIPTSRTPTTHTLTNTVSEPHTQTHALTSRTPTSTFGFKKQGHGMVTMVTASGATITSGSATLGKMPKSGARSLSGGLKAGGQDGGTVLGHHDDGFLPMSARSTLQYRSLPRPSRSGTATRNGNRSSTSSIEAAVLSVTSHGKNSISIAKANGSASLLANQTDREKGVSEIDNLRSGVAMQSGGAATVPLTGRQQVSSPTLRRLFGGKPSKQAPVTTAESMKNSTVISNPHATMNHVATVLESPDGGLSCLDNETSSHLFGGRALGSGTGTLGSEQASSPGSVYSSTGPSNSLTWGTTLSSSSVQSRESTLGGHGGTGSVGFPSVSSMHTSSESIDMSLGSAGGGGHGTHREDTLSALGRTGSVKTGMSESPLSSPSASPIFSRNTLPRRQDSGPHCGRNTLPKKGLRYGPTPQLRGHEEARDWLRSHSTSGLQDSASNSPFSPGSSLTSPSGTRFNFGQLASSPTSSAQINLGGLRNNSLTNQDAPIDPCCDNRLRNSCMSLDEKTRTMSRSGSFRDGFEEVHGSSLSLVSSTSSIYSTNEEKSQSEIRKLRRELDASQEKVSALTTQLSANAHLVAAFEQSLGNMTIRLKSLTLTAEQKDSELNELRKTIELLKKQNAVAQAAINGVINTPELTPKGDRTAGSNGSPQQQQQQQNQQPDLRIKRQHSSDSVSSVASATSHSSVGSNMDADAKNKKKNKKNWLRSSFKQAFSKKKSPKSASSHSDIEEMTDSSLPSSPKLPHNGTSATGHMLRNTHSNTLLSECLDSEAETVMQLRSELREKEMKLTDIRLEALSSAHQLDQLREAMNRMQVEIEKLKAENDRLKLENQGSRTGSQASISSSPPPHTHGHTPGPGPGLSQHGLNLTTSESTSLDMLLDDTGGEGGRKEGRHVRIVVSLDEDSKWGEEARPRHFLIGCIGVSGKTKWDVLDGVVRRLFKEYITHVDPVSQLGLSSDSVQGYNIGEIHRPSSPSAANTPELLPCGYLVGDNTINIQLKGAGSENVDSLVFDTLIPKPMLQRYVSLLKEHRRVILSGPSGTGKTYLANQLSRHLLLLEGRPLTPNAVVTFNVDHKSSKELRQYLSGLAEQCSSVSGAESPLVVILDNLHHVSSLGEIFNGLFNCNYQHSPYIIGTMSQATSSAPNLQLHHNFRWVLCVNHMEPVKGFLGRYLRRKLIEMEISSRTRNVELVKIIDWVPRVWHHLNRFLETHSSSDVTIGPRLFLSCPMDVEGSRVWFTDLWNYSIIPYMLEAVREGLQLYGRRAAWEDPAAWVIDTYPWSATPPPGDWPPLLQLRPEDVGFDGYSAPREGVRKEPPQSDSDADPLMNMLMRLKEAATSSSPQSYDSDSNSNSHQDDILDSSLESTL; from the exons ATGAAGCTCTCTGTCCAGCTCGGCATTTTCCCGCAGCGCTCTGCTTCCCACAGCAACCAAGGCACCCTGAGCAG ttGGGACGACAGCAGCTCTGTGAGCAGTGGCATCAGCGACAACATCGACACAGATGACATCAACACCAGCTCCTCCATCTCTTCATACGCCAACACCCCCGCAGCACAGCGCAAGGGCCTCAGTACACAG CCTGTAACGGATGCAGAGAAGCACTCAGCCTCAACACCGGCACACCAGACTTGGTCTGGAGACGAGGTCAAGAGGTCAGACGGACGTTCAGACAGCGGGGTTAGGATGGAAGCAGGTTCCAGGTGGAGTCGTCGGAACCCCTCCGACATTTCTGATGAGTCAGACAAGGGTGGCTCAGGAAGAAAGACTCCCTCCGTGTCCCACACTGGCTCCTGGAGGAGAGGCATGAGCACTCAGGTGGGGGTGACGTCACCCCGGACTAAAAGCACCAGTAGCACAGGCTCCACTGGTTCAGTGAGCCACAAGACCCACAGTTCAG GTAAGACAGATGATGTTAAGGTGTCAGAAAAAGGACGTCTCTCTCCTCGTTCCAACGGCCTTCATCGCTCACCCTCGGATGCTGGGCGCAGCAGTGGTGATGAGGCCAAAAAACAGACGATCCCCACCAGCCGCACACcgacaacacacacactcacaaacaccgTCTCAGAGCCCcacacacagacgcacgcaCTGACCTCACGCACCCCAACCAGCACCTTTGGCTTCAAGAAGCAAGGCCATGGGATGGTAACAATGGTTACCGCCAGTGGTGCCACCATCACCAGCGGCTCGGCTACACTGGGGAAGATGCCTAAATCTGGGGCGCGCTCACTGTCCGGAGGGTTGAAGGCTGGCGGGCAGGATGGAGGCACAGTGTTAGGACACCATGATGACGGTTTCCTCCCGATGAGCGCCCGCTCCACCCTGCAGTACCGTAGCCTGCCGAGACCCAGCCGCTCCGGAACAGCCACCCGCAATGGGAACCGCTCCTCCACCAGCAGCATTGAAGCCGCTGTGCTTTCCGTCACCTCTCACGGGAAAAACTCAATCAGCATAGCCAAGGCCAACGGCTCAGCAAGCCTGCTGGCCAATCAGACAGATCGGGAAAAAGGTGTCTCTGAGATTGACAACCTCAGGAGTGGGGTCGCGATGCAGAGCGGAGGAGCAGCAACTGTTCCTCTGACAGGAAGACAGCAGGTTTCTTCACCTACATTACGcag ATTATTTGGTGGAAAGCCCAGTAAACAGGCGCCAGTGACCACAGCTGAAAGCATGAAGAACTCTACTGTTATCTCCAACCCCCATGCTACCATGAACCACGTGGCTACAGTGCTGGAGTCTCCCGATGGAGGACTAAGTTGCTTGGACAACGAAACCAGCAGTCACCTGTTTGGAGGCCGGGCACTTGGATCGGGGACAGGCACACTGGGCAGTGAGCAG GCCTCCAGCCCTGGCTCTGTGTACTCCTCCACCGGACCCTCCAACAGCCTGACGTGGGGAACCACCCTGAGCAGCTCCTCTGTGCAGAGCAGGGAGAGCACCCTGGGTGGACACGGTGGAACTGGAAGCGTGGGTTTCCCTTCTGTCAGCAGCATGCACACGAGCAGCGAGTCCATCGACATGAGCCTAGGCAGCGCCGGAGGTGGCGGCCACGGGACCCACAGGGAGGACACGCTGTCCGCTCTGGGTCGCACCGGCAGTGTCAAGACCGGCATGTCTGAAAG TCCCCTCTCCTCCCCCTCTGCTAGCCCTATATTCAGCCGAAACACCCTACCTCGGAGGCAGGACAG CGGGCCACACTGTGGTAGAAACACTCTGCCTAAGAAGGGACTCAG GTATGGTCCCACACCACAGCTGCGAGGCCACGAGGAGGCCCGTGATTGGCTGCGCTCCCACTCCACCAGTGGCCTACAGGACTCGGCCAGCAATTCTCCGTTCTCTCCCGGCTCCAGCCTCACCTCCCCCTCTGGAACACGCTTCAACTTTGGACAACTCG CATCAAGCCCGACCTCATCAGCTCAGATTAACCTTGGTGGTCTGCGCAACAACAGCCTGACCAATCAGGATGCCCCTATCGACCCTTGCTGTGACAACCGTCTGAGAAACTCCTGCATGTCGCTTGACGAGAAGACCCGCACCATGAGCAGATCGGGATCCTTCAGGGATGGCTTCGAAGAAG TTCACGGATCATCTCTGTCTCTGGTCTCCAGCACTTCTTCCATTTACTCCACG aatgAGGAAAAGTCTCAGTCGGAG ATTCGCAAGCTTCGGCGGGAGTTGGATGCCTCCCAGGAAAAAGTTTCAGCCTTGACAACACAACTGAGTGCAAAT GCTCACCTGGTGGCAGCGTTTGAACAGTCTCTGGGTAACATGACCATAAGGCTGAAGAGTCTCACCTTGACGGCCGAGCAGaag GACTCCGAGCTGAATGAGTTGAGGAAGACCATCGAGCTTCTGAAAAAGCAGAACGCTGTTGCTCAGGCTGCCATCAATGGAGTCATTAACACACCTGAACTTACACCTAAAGGGGATCGCACAG CTGGCAGTAATGGCagtccacagcagcagcagcaacaacagaaCCAGCAGCCAGATCTGCGCATCAAGAGACAGCACTCCTCCGACAGCGTCAGCAGTGTTGCCAGCGCGACCAGCCACTCGAGTGTGGGCTCCAACATGGATGCTGacgctaaaaacaaaaagaagaacaaaaagaacTGG TTGCGAAGTTCCTTCAAACAAGCATTCAGCAAGAAGAAATCTCCAAAGTCGGCCTCCTCTCACTCTGACATCGAGGAGATGACGGACTCTTCATTGCCATCCTCCCCCAAGCTGCCTCACAATGGCACCTCGGCCACAGGCCACATGCTCAGGAACACGCACTCCAACACACT ATTGTCGGAGTGTTTGGACAGCGAGGCCGAGACGGTGATGCAGCTGCGCAGTGAGCTCAGAGAGAAGGAGATGAAACTAACTGACATCCGCCTGGAGGCTCTTAGCTCTGCACATCAGCTGGATCAACTCCGCGAGGCCATGAACCGCATGCAG GTGGAGATCGAGAAGCTCAAGGCGGAGAATGACCGTCTGAAGCTGGAGAACCAGGGCAGCAGGACGGGCTCCCAGGCCTCCATCTCATCTTCTCCTCCCCCTCATACACACGGCCACACCCCAGGGCCTGGACCAGGGCTCTCCCAACATGGCCTCAACCTCACGACCAGTGAGTCCACCAGCCTGG ACATGTTGCTGGATGACACGGGcggagaaggagggaggaaggAGGGGCGGCACGTGAGGATTGTCGTTAGCTTGGATGAAGACAGCAAGTGGGGAGAG GAGGCTCGACCTCGACATTTTCTTATTGGTTGCATCGGCGTTAGTGGCAAAACTAAGTGGGATGTCCTGGATGGAGTAGTCCGACGCCTTTTCAAG GAGTACATCACCCATGTGGATCCAGTGAGCCAGCTAGGCTTGAGCTCAGACAGCGTGCAGGGATACAACATTGGAGAAATCCATCGGCCCAGCAGCCCCAGTGCCGCCAACACGCCTGAGCTACTGCCGTGCGGCTACCTTGTGGGAGACAACACTATCAACATCCAGCTCAAAG GTGCAGGCAGTGAAAACGTGGACTCGCTGGTGTTCGACACGCTCATCCCCAAGCCGATGCTGCAGCGCTACGTCTCCCTGCTGAAGGAGCACAGGCGCGTCATCCTGTCAGGCCCCAGCGGTACAGGAAAGACCTACCTGGCCAATCAGCTATCGCgtcacctgctgctgctggagggcCGACCGCTAACTCCAAATGCTGTTGTCACTTTCAACGTGGATCACAAGTCCAGCAAA GAGCTGCGTCAGTACTTATCAGGTTTGGCCGAGCAGTGCAGCAGTGTCTCAGGGGCAGagagccctctagtggtcatCTTGGACAACCTCCACCATGTCAGCTCCCTGGGAGAAATCTTCAATGGTCTGTTCAACTGCAACTACCAGCACAG CCCTTACATTATCGGCACCATGAGCCAAGCCACTTCATCTGCCCCCAACCTGCAGCTTCACCACAACTTCAG GTGGGTGCTGTGTGTCAACCACATGGAGCCAGTGAAAGGTTTCCTTGGCCGCTACCTGAGAAGGAAGCTGATCGAGATGGAGATCAGCAGCCGAACACGCAATGTAGAGCTGGTGAAGATTATTGACTGGGTCCCGCGGGTCTGGCACCACCTCAACCGCTTCCTGGAGACACACAGCTCCTCTGATGTCACCATTG GACCCCGTCTCTTCTTGTCATGTCCCATGGATGTGGAAGGCTCCAGGGTTTGGTTCACTGATCTCTGGAATTACTCCATCATCCCCTACATGCTGGAGGCAGTGCGTGAGGGACTGCAG ctgtatggcCGCAGAGCTGCATGGGAAGACCCAGCTGCCTGGGTGATTGACACCTACCCGTGGTCAGCAACCCCCCCTCCAGGTGACTGGCCCCCGCTGCTGCAGCTCCGGCCAGAGGATGTCGGGTTCGATGGCTACTCAGCCCCGAGAGAAGGAGTCAGAAAAGAGCCGCCACAGAGTGACAGTGACGCAGACCCACTG ATGAACATGCTGATGCGTCTGAAGGAGGCAGCGACCTCGTCGAGCCCACAGAGCTACGACAGCGACTCCAACAGCAACAGCCACCAGGATGACATCCTGGACTCATCGCTGGAGTCGACCTTGTGA